In Cricetulus griseus strain 17A/GY unplaced genomic scaffold, alternate assembly CriGri-PICRH-1.0 unplaced_scaffold_188, whole genome shotgun sequence, a genomic segment contains:
- the LOC113832533 gene encoding pro-neuregulin-3, membrane-bound isoform-like yields the protein MEIYSPDMSEVAGGRSSSPSTQLSADPSLDGLPDAEHTPDTHTEDGRSPGLLGLAVPCCVCLEAERLRGCLNSEKICIVPILACLVSLCLCIAGLKWVFVDKIFEYDSPTHLDPGGLGQDPVISLDPTAASAVLVSSEANASPVSRALSEPEVHVTVQVDNVAVASEPSAGPTRKNRLSAFPPLLSTAPPFPSPARTPEVRTPKSATQPQTTETNLQTAPKLCK from the coding sequence ATGGAGATTTATTCCCCAGACATGTCTGAGGTAGCTGGCGGGAggtcctccagcccctccactcAGCTGAGTGCAGACCCATCTCTTGATGGGCTTCCGGATGCGGAGCACACGCCAGACACCCACACTGAAGACGGGAGAAGCCCTGGACTCCTGGGCCTGGCGGTGCCCTGCTGTGTGTGCCTGGAAGCCGAGCGCCTGAGAGGGTGTCTCAACTCAGAGAAGATCTGCATTGTCCCCATTCTGGCTTGCCTagtcagcctctgcctctgcattgCTGGCCTAAAGTGGGTATTTGTGGACAAGATATTTGAATACGACTCTCCTACTCACCTTGACCCTGGGGGGTTAGGCCAGGACCCTGTTATTTCTCTGGATCCAACTGCTGCCTCAGCTGTTTTGGTGTCATCTGAGGCCAACGCTTCACCTGTCTCTAGGGCTCTATCTGAACCTGAGGTTCATGTTACAGTGCAAGTTGACAATGTTGCTGTGGCCTCTGAACCTTCAGCAGGACCAACCCGGAAGAATCGTCTGTCTGCTTTCCCTCCCTTACTCTCCACTGCACCACCCTTCCCTTCTCCAGCTCGGACTCCTGAGGTGAGAACACCGAAGTCAGCAACTcagccacaaacaacagaaactaATCTCCAAACTGCTCCTAAACTTTgtaagtag